The DNA window CGCACCTCAAGCATGGCGTGCCTTGCCCAAATAGATTTCCTGGACCTCGGAATTGCTGCGGATGTTAGCGGGAACGTCCTCGACCAGAACCTTTCCGTCGTACAGGCACGTCACATAGTCGACAAGTCGCAGCGCGAGATCCATGTCGTGCTCAATGAGGATCAGCGTCATCTCGCGGGGCAGCGCGCGGATGGTGGCCGCCATGTCGACGCGCTCGGCCGGCGACAGACCGGCGGCCGGCTCATCGAGCAGCAGAAGGCGGGGGCGGGCGACGAGCGCGAGCGCGAGCTCGAGCTGCCGCTGTTCGCCGTACGACAAAGTCCGCGTCGGGTCGCTACGCTTGGAGCCGAGACCGCTGTCGTCGATGGCGCGCTCGATCGTCGCCTCTTCCTCGTCCCGGGACATGCAGGTTCCGAACAGCGAGAACTTGCGACGTCCGATGCCGCGGGCGGCGAGCTGGACGTTCTCCTCGACGGTCAGGCCGCCGAACAGATTGGTGATCTGGAACGTGCGAGCGATGCCCATGCGGGCGCGCTGGTCCACCCGCATGCGGGTGATGCGCCGTCCGTCATAGGTGATGGTGCCACCGGATACGGGGTGGACGCCCGCGATAGCGTTGAACAGGGTTGTCTTGCCGGCGCCGTTGGGTCCGATAATGGCGCGGCGCTGGGAGGCCGGCACCGCCAGCGACACTTTGTCGTTGGCGCGAAGCGCGCCGAAGGTGACGGTGACGTTCTCGAGCGTTAGTAACGCGTCGGTCATGGCGTCAACGAGTCCCGATGCCGGAGAGCCGCAGCCGCGCGGCGAGCCGCCCGTCGGCCGGCAGGAATCGGACGAGCGGACCCGTCCGGCCCGGTGAAAAGGCGATCGCCGAAGCCATCACGCGACCTGCAACCACTTGCCCCCGACCCACTAGTTCTTCTTGATACCCTGGAACGTACGACTGTAGGCGGGCTGCTTGAGGTAGTCCTCCGGTTTGTAGTTCCAGAACTGCGACACTTCGGGATAGACCTCGACGACCGTGTTCCAGAACTTTCCGTCGGGCCGGCGCGTTACCTTTCGGATGAACACGTCGTAGACGGGGTTGCCGTAGGCATCGAGGCGGACCGGACGCCCCAGCGGCGAATCGTTGAGGACGACCTTGCGAATCGCGTCCAAGAAGGCCACCCGGTCTTCCACGTTGCCGTCCGCGGCCTTGATCGCCTCGGCCACCCACATCGCGCCGAGGTAGAGCGATGCGCCGTAGAACGATGGCAGGATACCGTAGGCCTTCTGGTATTCGGCCACGAAGGCCACGGTTGCCGGATTGTCGTTTCCTTCTGCGAAATAATGGGAGGTCAGTACGCCGTCCACCTCGGCGCCGGACGTGCGGATCACGGACTGGTCGCTGAAATTGCTTCCGCCGATTAGCGGGATTGTGTTCTTGAGGCCGAACGCCGCCCACTGTTGGAAGAAGCGGCTGGCGTCGGCGCCGAGCTCCATCGCGAACACAGCGTCGGGCTTGGCCGCCTGGATCTGCGCGAAGTATGGGCTGAAGTCGGATGTGTTGAGCGGATTCCACAGCTGACTCGCGATGGTGCCGCCGGCCTCGGTGAAGGTCTGGGCAAACCCGCCGACCTGTTCATGGCCGAAGGTGTAGTCCTGCGACACCGTGACGATCTTGCGGTATCCGAGCTTCTTGTAGGCGTAGTCGGCGAGCGGCCGCGTAGTCTGGCTGGCGGCGAAGCCGGCGATCCGCACCACGTTGGCGATGCGCCGGCGCTGCGTCAAATCATCAGCAGCGATGATCGGGATGAAGTAGGGTACTCCGTTCGACTTTACATATTCGGCGACGGCTAAGCCCGTGTTGGCGAGGATGTTGCCTATCAGAAAGTGCACCTTCGACTGCTCGACCAGGCGACGGGCCTTTTGCAGCGCGGTGTCCGGATTGCTGGCGTCGTCCTCGATAGTAATTTCGATCGGCCGCCCAGCGATGGTCTTGCCAGCCTTCGCCCAATAGAGATTGAACCCGTCGACCACCTCTCGTCCGCCCGCCGCGACCACTCCAGTGAGCGGCGCCATCAGCCCGATCCGGATGGGATCGGCCGCGCGTACGGCGGTCCGGGGCAACGTGGAAGTAGCAGCCGCGGCTGCCGTCATCTTCAGAAATTTTCGGCGGTCCATAACTATCTCCTTTGTTGATTTGGAGGGGTTCCTGCGGGCCGCGCCTGCGCCGCCCGGCTGGCAAGCATCGTCCTGATTTTACCGAGTATGCCTTCAGGGGCGAAAACCATCGCGCCAATGAACATGAGACCGAGCAGCATCGACCAGCGGTCAGTGTAGACGCTGACAATGTCCTGCACGGCAGTGACCATGATGGATCCGACGAGCCCACCGAACAGAGTGCCGACGCCGCCGACGATTGCCATCAGCAGCGCCGCAACCGACTGACCGAGTGCGACAGTCGTCGGGCTGACGAAGCCGTTGAAGAAGGCATAGAGCGCACCGGCCGCGCCGGCGAAAAAGCCAGAGATGGTGAAGCCGATGAACAGATGCAGAGAGACATTATAGCCGAGCGCCCGCATACGCGTCTCGCTCTCGCGAATTCCCTGCAGGCTGAGGCCGAACGGGGAGTTGACGAAGCGCCACATCGCAAAAGCGAGCACCACGAATATGGCGAGCGTGAAGTAGTAGAAGTTCGCCGAATCGAGGAGCCAGTCGGGCCGGATGGTGCTGCGGATACCGTTTTCCCCGCCCGTGACCGAGGTCCAGCGCAGACAGATTCCCCAGATGATCATCCCGAGCGCCAGCGTCAGTAGGAGGAAATAGACTCCGGCGGTGCGGATCGCCAGGATGGCGAAGATCGCCGCCACGAGGGTGGCGGCGAGGATGCCGAGCACCGCGGCCAGCCAGGGTGAGCTGGCATCGATCGATGTCAGGTAAAGGACGACGTAGGTCGATACGCCGAAAATTGCGCCGTGGCACAGCGTCGTGCGCCCGGCGAACCCGGCCAGCACGTCGATCGACATGGCCAGGATGGCGAATATCAGCATCTGGCTCGCCAGCATCGTTTTGTAGGTGCCGACGAAGAAGGGAACCGCCGCCAAACCTGCGAGGACGGCGATCGTCACGAGCCAGTTGCGCCGAGTCCCCATGGCTAGGCGGCCTTTCCGAACAGGCCCAGCGGGCGAAACGCGAGCAGGAGCGCCATCGGCCCGAAGATCACGAAATAGGCGAACTCGGGGAACCATACCTGGCCGAAGGTGGCGAGGAAACCGACAAGGATGCTGCCGATGGCAGCGCCGAGAAGGCTCCCGCGCCCGCCTATGATGACGACCGCGAGGCTAAACACGAGGATTTCGGAGTCGGCTGTGGGGTAAAGCGTCAGGAACGCGCCGCCCATGACGCCGCCAAGGCCCGCGAGCGCACAGCCAAGCATGAAAGTGCAGACGAACAGCCGCTTGATGTCGACGCCCATGGCGTCCACCATCTCGGCGTCGTCCACGCCGGCGCGGATGAGCGAGCCGAGCCGGGTGCGGTTCAGCAGCAGCCACAGCGCAGCGTAGATCACGACGCCGGCGACCAGCACGAACAGGCGGTACTTGGGATAGTACATACCGCCGAGGCTGACTGGTCCCTCGAGAAATTCCGGGACGGGCATTGTGAAGGTGTCGCCGCCGAAGATCACCAGATCGATGTCGTCAAGCACGATCGCAACGCCGAGCGTGAGCAGCACTTGGCGAAGCGCGTTGTCTTTGACGAAACGCAGCAGCCCAACGTCGACCAGGCAGCCGACAAGGGCTACCGCCGCCGACGCGCCCACAACGGCGAGCGTGAAGCTGCCCGTTCGCACCCCGATCACCATTCCGACGTAGCCGCCGAGCAGATACAGCGCGCCGTGTGCAAGATTGATGATCCGCATCAGCCCGAATATCAGCGTGAACCCGCTCGCCACCACGAAGAGGAGCGCCGCAAAACTCGCGCTGTTCAAAGCCAGGAATGCGGTCATCGATGGCTCAACCTATAGTTTGTCCACTGACAGCATGCGGTCGGGCCATGGGATCTCCATCCCGACCGCATCGGAGCACTTCTGATCTGCCCGTCGGCCCTCCGGCTGCCGGCAGTCACTTGACCAGGACGCTCTTCGGCAGCATTGCGTGCACGCCCTTGACGTTGTTCACCGTCTGCGTGACGTGAAGGTCGCAGACGAAGCTGCACAGGCTGTAGGCCTCGTCCTTGTGGATACCGGTCAGGGCGATGATCCAGGAAATCATCTCCTTTAGGCACTGCCGCGCGGCGTCGTCGAGGTCCGGATCGAGCCCGAACGTGATGTAGTGTGTAGGGGTCTCCGCCCGCGGGATCTTCCACCCAAGGTCCTTGCGCACGACGAACTCGAAGGTCCC is part of the Candidatus Binatia bacterium genome and encodes:
- a CDS encoding penicillin-binding protein activator, encoding MDRRKFLKMTAAAAATSTLPRTAVRAADPIRIGLMAPLTGVVAAGGREVVDGFNLYWAKAGKTIAGRPIEITIEDDASNPDTALQKARRLVEQSKVHFLIGNILANTGLAVAEYVKSNGVPYFIPIIAADDLTQRRRIANVVRIAGFAASQTTRPLADYAYKKLGYRKIVTVSQDYTFGHEQVGGFAQTFTEAGGTIASQLWNPLNTSDFSPYFAQIQAAKPDAVFAMELGADASRFFQQWAAFGLKNTIPLIGGSNFSDQSVIRTSGAEVDGVLTSHYFAEGNDNPATVAFVAEYQKAYGILPSFYGASLYLGAMWVAEAIKAADGNVEDRVAFLDAIRKVVLNDSPLGRPVRLDAYGNPVYDVFIRKVTRRPDGKFWNTVVEVYPEVSQFWNYKPEDYLKQPAYSRTFQGIKKN
- a CDS encoding branched-chain amino acid ABC transporter permease, producing MTIAVLAGLAAVPFFVGTYKTMLASQMLIFAILAMSIDVLAGFAGRTTLCHGAIFGVSTYVVLYLTSIDASSPWLAAVLGILAATLVAAIFAILAIRTAGVYFLLLTLALGMIIWGICLRWTSVTGGENGIRSTIRPDWLLDSANFYYFTLAIFVVLAFAMWRFVNSPFGLSLQGIRESETRMRALGYNVSLHLFIGFTISGFFAGAAGALYAFFNGFVSPTTVALGQSVAALLMAIVGGVGTLFGGLVGSIMVTAVQDIVSVYTDRWSMLLGLMFIGAMVFAPEGILGKIRTMLASRAAQARPAGTPPNQQRR
- a CDS encoding branched-chain amino acid ABC transporter permease, which gives rise to MTAFLALNSASFAALLFVVASGFTLIFGLMRIINLAHGALYLLGGYVGMVIGVRTGSFTLAVVGASAAVALVGCLVDVGLLRFVKDNALRQVLLTLGVAIVLDDIDLVIFGGDTFTMPVPEFLEGPVSLGGMYYPKYRLFVLVAGVVIYAALWLLLNRTRLGSLIRAGVDDAEMVDAMGVDIKRLFVCTFMLGCALAGLGGVMGGAFLTLYPTADSEILVFSLAVVIIGGRGSLLGAAIGSILVGFLATFGQVWFPEFAYFVIFGPMALLLAFRPLGLFGKAA
- a CDS encoding ABC transporter ATP-binding protein, whose amino-acid sequence is MTDALLTLENVTVTFGALRANDKVSLAVPASQRRAIIGPNGAGKTTLFNAIAGVHPVSGGTITYDGRRITRMRVDQRARMGIARTFQITNLFGGLTVEENVQLAARGIGRRKFSLFGTCMSRDEEEATIERAIDDSGLGSKRSDPTRTLSYGEQRQLELALALVARPRLLLLDEPAAGLSPAERVDMAATIRALPREMTLILIEHDMDLALRLVDYVTCLYDGKVLVEDVPANIRSNSEVQEIYLGKARHA